From Pseudonocardia autotrophica, one genomic window encodes:
- a CDS encoding putative protein N(5)-glutamine methyltransferase gives MDRVSAPLAARLRAAGCVFAEEEAALLEAAASGAELDRLVRRRIAGEPLEHLLGHVRFDGLRIRVATGVFVPRRRSEALVHAAVRGLRPGAVVVDLCCGCGAIGLAIARRAPVVLHAVDVDPVATACAAGNLAGTGTVHTGDLFAALPESLRGRVDVVVANTPYVPAAEITGLPPEARDHEPRTALDGGADGLDPARRVAAAACGWLARGGRVLIETSSDQAPALEAAFEGAGLASRTGHDEERDGTWVEGTLPH, from the coding sequence ATGGACCGGGTGAGTGCGCCGCTGGCAGCCCGGCTCCGGGCCGCGGGCTGCGTGTTCGCCGAGGAGGAGGCCGCGCTGCTGGAGGCCGCCGCGTCCGGTGCCGAGCTGGACCGGCTCGTCCGGCGCCGGATCGCCGGGGAGCCCCTGGAGCACCTGCTCGGTCACGTCCGGTTCGACGGCCTGCGGATCCGGGTGGCGACGGGCGTCTTCGTGCCGCGCCGTCGTTCCGAGGCGCTCGTGCACGCAGCCGTCCGCGGACTGCGGCCCGGCGCGGTCGTCGTCGACCTGTGCTGCGGGTGCGGCGCGATCGGGTTGGCGATCGCCCGGCGGGCACCGGTCGTGCTGCACGCCGTGGACGTCGATCCGGTGGCGACCGCCTGCGCGGCGGGCAACCTCGCCGGGACCGGCACGGTGCACACCGGCGACCTGTTCGCCGCGCTGCCGGAGTCGCTGCGCGGGCGGGTCGACGTCGTCGTGGCGAACACGCCGTACGTGCCCGCCGCCGAGATCACCGGGCTGCCGCCCGAGGCCCGCGACCACGAACCCCGGACCGCGCTGGACGGCGGTGCCGACGGTCTCGACCCGGCCCGCCGGGTCGCGGCGGCGGCCTGCGGTTGGCTCGCCCGCGGTGGACGGGTGCTGATCGAGACGTCGTCGGACCAGGCCCCGGCCCTGGAGGCGGCGTTCGAGGGGGCGGGGCTGGCGTCGCGCACCGGCCACGACGAGGAGCGCGACGGCACCTGGGTCGAGGGCACCCTCCCACACTGA
- a CDS encoding DUF4190 domain-containing protein has protein sequence MIPTQPPYPPQPPYPPQPPHGWAPQPRNGLGTAALVLGIVGVLFSLIPIIGIIAWPLVIIGLVLGALGIVRAQAGKADNRGVAISGTVLSAFGLVICVLYTMAFATAFSGGSSATTSGGGSTTASVGSVQRADRTTPAPAPVTSGPPGTTLSTDDGMEVGAGPLRDKTAFVGAVKCTDVTYRNGSPSTESFNIWDWKLQDPDGAIRRVSIGSNNDLSSGELAPGGTVSGQVCFDAKEQQQGTWTVVYEGGLFGSENLTWVN, from the coding sequence GTGATCCCCACCCAGCCCCCGTACCCGCCGCAGCCGCCCTATCCGCCCCAGCCCCCGCACGGCTGGGCGCCGCAGCCCAGGAACGGTCTCGGCACCGCAGCGCTCGTCCTCGGGATCGTCGGTGTCCTGTTCTCGCTGATCCCGATCATCGGCATCATCGCCTGGCCGCTGGTGATCATCGGACTGGTGCTGGGAGCGCTGGGCATCGTGCGAGCGCAGGCGGGCAAGGCCGACAACCGCGGCGTCGCGATCTCCGGGACGGTGCTGTCCGCGTTCGGGCTGGTCATCTGTGTGCTCTACACGATGGCGTTCGCCACGGCGTTCTCCGGCGGGTCCTCGGCGACGACGTCCGGCGGCGGCTCGACCACCGCGTCCGTCGGCAGTGTGCAGCGCGCCGACCGCACGACTCCCGCTCCGGCCCCGGTCACGAGCGGGCCCCCCGGAACCACTCTCTCGACGGACGACGGCATGGAGGTCGGCGCCGGCCCGCTCCGCGACAAGACGGCGTTCGTCGGGGCGGTGAAATGCACCGACGTCACCTATCGCAACGGCAGCCCGAGCACCGAGAGCTTCAACATCTGGGACTGGAAGCTGCAGGACCCCGACGGCGCCATCCGCCGGGTCAGCATCGGCAGCAACAACGATCTGAGCTCCGGTGAGCTCGCGCCGGGCGGGACGGTGAGCGGGCAGGTCTGCTTCGACGCGAAGGAGCAGCAGCAGGGAACCTGGACCGTCGTGTACGAGGGCGGGCTGTTCGGGTCGGAGAACCTGACCTGGGTCAACTGA
- a CDS encoding MGMT family protein, whose protein sequence is MDEETVERVRDVIGSIPPGQTLSYGEVAELAGLRSARLVGRILAEDGSDLPWHRVLRSDGRAAPHLAVEQAARLRAEGVLMVDGRLPREHRRR, encoded by the coding sequence GTGGACGAGGAGACCGTGGAGCGGGTCCGGGACGTCATCGGGTCGATCCCGCCGGGGCAGACACTGAGCTACGGCGAGGTCGCCGAGCTGGCCGGTCTGCGTTCGGCCCGGCTGGTCGGCCGGATCCTCGCCGAGGACGGCTCCGACCTGCCCTGGCACCGGGTGCTGCGCTCGGACGGCCGCGCGGCGCCGCATCTCGCCGTCGAGCAGGCGGCGCGGCTGCGCGCGGAGGGTGTGCTGATGGTGGACGGCCGGTTGCCACGCGAACACCGCCGCCGCTGA